The sequence AGAAGAAAAATAAAAGATTTGGTGTTGACTTAAAGGCAAAGAAAACTAAGAACAATGTGGAGAAAACACAATCTGAAAAAACGCTTAAAGCGAATGTAGCGTCATCTGGAAAAACGCCTAAAGCGAATGTAGCGTCATCTGAAAAAACATCTAAAGCGAATGTAGCGTCATCTGAAAAAACGCCTAAAGCGGATGTAGCGTCATCTGAAAAAACGCTTAAAGTGAATATGGCAGATACTGGAAAATACAAGACTTTTATAAAGGGAATTAAAACTGAAGTTGAAATGCCAAAGCCTGTAGAGAATTGTGTGTATCAAGTTGGTGAATTAGATAAGGAATTTCAGCAAGTATTTGCAATAGATGAAGAGTTTATAAGCAATATGGATTTTTCATTAACAAAAGAGTTTGAGATTGTGTTTAATTATAATTTAACAGAGGAATTTGATAGAGAATTCAATTCTACTTTTAGTATTATATTTGATGATACTGAGAGTAGGGACAAAAGAGAAGCTAAAGCGAAAAAAGTTAAAGACAATGCTGAAAAGACTGATTACAAAAAAGTTTTTAGTACTATAAAAAATAGTGAATATAGACACGATGCGGTATCGAGATTTGTAACAGCATTGAAAAAAACGATAAAAGCGACAGCTCCAGACAAATTTCAGTTTGAAGTGGAAGTAGGTGCAAAGTCAGCAGCAACAACGGGAGAAATTATCGGTGCTTGCGCTATGTTTTATCCTTATTATGCTCCGTATGGAACAATTAATGGAAATTTTAGTGATGAAGTTCTTAAAGGTGATGCTTTTATAAAGGGGCAATTTAATGTTGCGACACTGATGTTGATAATGTTAAATCTTATAGTGTATAAACCGTTTAGAATTTTTACGCAAGAGATTTTAGATAGTATGAAACCAGAGAAGAAAGAGGAATCAAATGATGACAGAAAATAATATTGGAAGTTTGTTAAAAGATTTGGAACATTTTATTACGACTAAAACTGTGGTAGGAGAGCCAATCCATATAGAGAGTACAATTTTAGTACCGTTAGTAGATGTAAGTTTTGGGCTTGGTATTGGAGGAAATAGCTCATCAAAACTGAAGGAAAAAAATAAGGAAAAAGAAAGATATGTTGATGGACCGATGGGAGCAAATGCAGGAGGTGTGGGCGCAAAAATTTCTCCAAGTGCTGTGCTTGTAATTCAAAATGGAACGACACAGTTGATTAGTCTGAAAAACCAAGATGGGCTTAGTAAGTTATTGGATATGGCGCCTGGAATTGTAGCAAATATTCCGGATGTACTCAATAAATTAAAAGTGAATAAGAAAACAGAACAAACGGTAGAACATAACGTGGATGAAGATGAGGAACTTATATTTTAAAAAAGCTCCGAAAAAAGGAGCTTGTGTGGTGACTAACTAAAAAATCTTTGTAGAAGACCTTGGAAAGCTTTACCGTGTCTAGCTTCATCTTTTGCCATTTCGTGAACAGTATCATGAATCGCATCAAGATTAAGCTGTTTCGCAAGAGTTGCTAATTCTTTTTTACCTGCAGTGGCGCCATGTTCGGCAGCAACACGCATTTCGAGATTTTTCTTGGTAGAGTCGGTTACAACTTCGCCAAGTAGTTCGGCAAACTTTGCGGCATGCTCGGCCTCTTCGAAAGCTGCTTTTTCCCAGTAGACTCCGATTTCTGGATAACCTTCGCGATAAGCAACTCTGGCCATGGCAAGATACATTCCAACTTCACTACACTCACCTTCGAAGTTGGCACGAAGACCGTCGACGATTCGTTGGTCAACCCCCTGAGCTACACCAACAACATGTTCATCTGCAAAAACAAGGCCATTAGTTGTTTCTTGTTTTTTAAACTTACTAGCAGGTGCTTTACAAATAGGGCATTGCTTAGGTGGTTCAGTTCCTTCGTGAATATAGCCACATACAGTACAAATAAATTTTTCCATTTTGATCCTCCTATAAATGTCAATTAATGAGATTTACGATAGCATCTATGAGATGGGTTAGTCAACTATAATTATTATAAGTAGCCTATAATATAAAGTATAAGGCTGATATAATAACAATAGATTTTTTTAGATTAATGAAAGGAAAGGCATGTATCTTACACTATATAGAAAGTACCGTCCACAAAAGTTTTCGGACATGGTTGGGCAGGAGCATATTACAAAAACATTAAAGAATCAAATAAAATTAAATAGAATTGCTCATGCTTATCTTTTTACTGGTAGTAGAGGTACAGGAAAAACTACAGCGGCTAAAATCTTTGCACGAGCAATAAATTGTAAAAATTCAGTTGACGGCAAACCATGTGAAAAATGTGTAGTTTGCAAAGAGATCGCGGAGGGAGCTTTTGTTAATATTATAGAGTTGGATGCAGCATCTCATAATGGAGTCGATGATATTCGCCAGATTAATGAGGAAGTATTATATACACCTGCGGTGGGAGTATATAAAGTATATATTATAGATGAAGTTCATATGCTTTCGCCAGCAGCCTTTAATGCGATGCTAAAAACATTAGAGGAGCCACCGCCATATGTTGTATTTATTTTAGCAACAACAGATCCTCAAAAGATTCCTGCAACAGTTTTATCTAGATGCCAGCGATTTGATTTTAGACGAATTAGTACAAGTGATATCTGTGATTGCTTATTAGACTATATGCAACGTGAAAATATTGAGATAGAAAAAGAGGCAGTAGAACTGATTGCACGATTAGCAGATGGTGGAATGAGAGACGCGTTAAGTATATTAGAACAGTGTATTTCCTTTTATATAGATGAGAAAATCACACATAGTAAAGTGTTAAAAC is a genomic window of Candidatus Epulonipiscium viviparus containing:
- a CDS encoding NADH peroxidase; this translates as MEKFICTVCGYIHEGTEPPKQCPICKAPASKFKKQETTNGLVFADEHVVGVAQGVDQRIVDGLRANFEGECSEVGMYLAMARVAYREGYPEIGVYWEKAAFEEAEHAAKFAELLGEVVTDSTKKNLEMRVAAEHGATAGKKELATLAKQLNLDAIHDTVHEMAKDEARHGKAFQGLLQRFFS
- a CDS encoding spore germination protein GerW family protein, encoding MTENNIGSLLKDLEHFITTKTVVGEPIHIESTILVPLVDVSFGLGIGGNSSSKLKEKNKEKERYVDGPMGANAGGVGAKISPSAVLVIQNGTTQLISLKNQDGLSKLLDMAPGIVANIPDVLNKLKVNKKTEQTVEHNVDEDEELIF